In Streptomyces dangxiongensis, one DNA window encodes the following:
- a CDS encoding nucleotidyl transferase AbiEii/AbiGii toxin family protein encodes MDIPEPHHRLLADVVPAGGPYGLVLAGGYALQAHGLLRRPHADLDLATESSGAMEHIAATVGAALEARGRQVRTGAGTALTAQLTVTDPVSGEECALTLHKEVFWQPPELTGYGLALSLEDAVGTKIRALYDRGAAVDLVDARAAAARFSLPRLEELGRRHAHDSFDLPTLQSRLTGTDFYADADFLRLGLDGERIAALRAWAQHWSDDIAERLLEDGASPDAMAEDGDDDGEDGYDGEAGPGTRG; translated from the coding sequence GTGGACATCCCCGAACCCCATCACCGCCTCCTCGCGGACGTCGTCCCGGCGGGCGGACCGTACGGCCTGGTACTCGCCGGCGGGTACGCGCTCCAGGCCCACGGGCTGCTGCGGCGCCCGCACGCCGACCTCGATCTCGCCACGGAGAGTTCCGGGGCCATGGAGCACATCGCCGCCACCGTCGGCGCGGCGCTGGAGGCGCGGGGGCGGCAGGTGCGCACCGGCGCCGGCACCGCGCTCACCGCGCAGCTAACGGTCACGGACCCGGTGAGCGGCGAGGAGTGCGCGCTCACGCTGCACAAGGAGGTGTTCTGGCAGCCGCCGGAACTCACCGGGTACGGCCTGGCGCTGTCCCTGGAGGACGCGGTCGGTACGAAGATCCGCGCGCTGTACGACCGGGGCGCGGCCGTCGACCTCGTGGACGCGCGGGCGGCGGCGGCCCGGTTCTCCCTGCCGCGTCTGGAGGAGCTGGGCCGCCGGCACGCCCACGACTCCTTCGACCTGCCCACCCTCCAGTCCCGGCTGACCGGAACGGACTTCTACGCCGACGCCGACTTCCTCCGCCTCGGGCTGGACGGTGAGCGGATCGCCGCCCTGCGCGCCTGGGCCCAGCACTGGTCCGACGACATCGCCGAGCGGCTGCTGGAGGACGGGGCCTCACCCGACGCCATGGCCGAGGACGGCGACGACGACGGCGAGGACGGGTACGACGGTGAGGCCGGCCCGGGCACCCGCGGCTAG
- the aspS gene encoding aspartate--tRNA ligase: protein MHRYRSHTCGQLRASDVGTDVRLSGWLHNRRDLGGILFIDLRDHYGITQLVARPGTPAYEALDSISKESTVRVDGRVVSRGAENVNPDLPTGEVEVEVAEVELLGAAQPLPFTINAEDGVNEERRLEYRFLDLRRERMHRNIMLRTAVIGAIRQKMTALGFNEMATPILTATSPEGARDFVVPSRLHPGRFYALPQAPQQFKQLLMISGFDRYFQIAPCFRDEDARADRSPGEFYQLDVEMSFVEQEDVFRPIERLMTELFEEFGGGRHVTSPFPRIPFREAMLKYGSDKPDLRAKLELVDITDVFEGSEFKAFAGKHVRALPVPAVQGQPRKFFDQLGDFAVTLGAKGLAWVRVGEDGALSGPIAKFLTEENVAELTKRLSLAPGHAVFFGAGEFDEVSKIMGAVRVEAAKRAGQFEENVFRFCWIVDFPMFEKDEETGRIDFSHNPFSMPQGGMDALENQDPLDVLAWQYDFVCNGVELSSGAIRNHEPDIMLKAFEIAGYDHETTEREFAGMLRAFRFGAPPHGGIAPGVDRIVMLLADEPNIRETIAFPLNGNAQDLMMGAPTELEETRLRELHLNIRKPQPK, encoded by the coding sequence ATGCATCGGTACAGGTCCCACACCTGCGGCCAGCTCCGCGCCTCTGACGTCGGCACCGACGTCCGGCTGAGCGGCTGGCTGCACAATCGGCGCGACCTGGGCGGCATCCTCTTCATCGATCTGCGCGACCACTACGGCATCACCCAGTTGGTCGCCCGCCCCGGCACCCCCGCGTACGAGGCCCTGGACAGCATCTCCAAGGAGTCCACGGTCCGCGTCGACGGCCGCGTCGTCTCCCGCGGCGCCGAGAACGTCAACCCCGACCTGCCGACCGGCGAGGTCGAGGTCGAGGTCGCCGAGGTCGAGCTGCTCGGCGCGGCCCAGCCGCTGCCCTTCACCATCAACGCCGAGGACGGGGTCAACGAGGAGCGGCGCCTGGAGTACCGCTTCCTGGACCTGCGCCGCGAGCGCATGCACCGCAACATCATGCTGCGTACGGCGGTCATCGGCGCGATCCGCCAGAAGATGACGGCGCTCGGCTTCAACGAGATGGCGACCCCGATCCTGACGGCCACCTCCCCCGAGGGCGCCCGTGACTTCGTGGTCCCCTCCCGGCTGCACCCGGGCAGGTTCTACGCCCTGCCGCAGGCCCCGCAGCAGTTCAAGCAGCTATTGATGATCTCCGGCTTCGACCGCTACTTCCAGATCGCGCCCTGCTTCCGCGACGAGGACGCCCGCGCCGACCGCTCGCCGGGCGAGTTCTACCAGCTCGACGTCGAGATGAGCTTCGTGGAGCAGGAGGACGTCTTCCGGCCGATCGAGCGGCTGATGACCGAGCTGTTCGAGGAGTTCGGCGGGGGACGCCACGTCACCTCCCCGTTCCCGCGCATCCCGTTCCGCGAGGCGATGCTCAAGTACGGCTCCGACAAGCCGGACCTGCGCGCCAAGCTGGAGCTGGTGGACATCACCGACGTCTTCGAGGGCTCGGAGTTCAAGGCGTTCGCCGGCAAGCACGTGCGCGCCCTGCCGGTGCCGGCGGTCCAGGGCCAGCCGCGCAAGTTCTTCGACCAGCTCGGTGACTTCGCCGTGACGCTGGGCGCGAAGGGCCTGGCCTGGGTCCGCGTCGGTGAGGACGGCGCGCTGTCCGGCCCGATCGCGAAGTTCCTCACCGAGGAGAACGTCGCGGAGCTGACCAAGCGGCTCTCCCTCGCCCCCGGCCACGCGGTGTTCTTCGGCGCGGGCGAGTTCGACGAGGTCTCCAAGATCATGGGCGCGGTCCGCGTCGAGGCCGCCAAGCGGGCCGGCCAGTTCGAGGAGAACGTCTTCCGCTTCTGCTGGATCGTCGACTTCCCGATGTTCGAGAAGGACGAGGAGACCGGCCGGATCGACTTCTCGCACAACCCGTTCTCGATGCCGCAGGGCGGCATGGACGCGCTGGAGAACCAGGACCCGCTGGATGTCCTGGCCTGGCAGTACGACTTCGTGTGCAACGGCGTCGAGCTGTCCTCCGGCGCGATCCGGAACCACGAGCCGGACATCATGCTGAAGGCCTTCGAGATCGCGGGCTACGACCACGAGACCACCGAGCGTGAGTTCGCGGGAATGCTCCGCGCGTTCCGCTTCGGCGCCCCGCCGCACGGCGGCATCGCCCCGGGCGTGGACCGTATCGTCATGCTCCTCGCGGACGAGCCCAACATCCGCGAGACGATCGCCTTCCCGCTCAACGGCAACGCCCAGGATCTGATGATGGGCGCCCCGACCGAGCTGGAGGAAACCCGCCTGCGCGAGCTGCACCTGAACATCAGGAAGCCGCAGCCGAAGTAG
- a CDS encoding ATP-binding SpoIIE family protein phosphatase, whose translation MRTGEPFPSVEDVLAALATGTWHWDTATGLVTVDAEAARLLGLPAEPATLTEAQTRARLHPVDWSEITGVVPLAVAEGTLAEVRIRIMDEEGDVLRVVRSRSKPSFDPERRAYELIGTLQEVTEPIPGTAAARSAVTGDWRRSREAFLLDAGRALAEARSTEEVLRVVAGLSMPGFTPDGLILFGVEGDRLTITGQHGHQPGDMGPFAYMPLTTDYPATEVVRTGRAVYLSSPEEYKARYPATWPLARHFARRSWAFLPLTLAGRTMGTWMAGFTYPVAFTPDERAVLATVARMLAQALSRAGTAESERELTDGLQRSMLPSLGPEIPGMRVAARYIPTGGGLQVGGDWYDMIPLPSGRFALVIGDVQGHDVRAAGLMGQLRIALRAYAAEGHRPDAVLTRASRFLHGITHDEQMTDLRFATCLYGEVDPATGMLEIARAGHPHPVIRMADGTVMLRPTAGGLPLGIDPDADYPTTRFALEPGETLMLCTDGLIETGGHDMASGWHRLRAILEEHQDDLETLADALVQGVHGPSSHHTTGPLADRREDDIALLLLCRPGADGGCSAASVQDTAVPPRVRRTLLSVGQDEPERIAEARQYLRDLLHDWASADQVDSAVLLVSEMVTNVLVHTDADALLLAEVTGEGGGRRLRVEVFDTGDDLPHKRRPGELASSGRGLMLIELLADGWGVDPRGEGKSIWFVLYEPPDASADGPDPAV comes from the coding sequence ATGCGCACAGGCGAGCCCTTCCCGTCCGTCGAGGACGTCCTCGCCGCCCTCGCGACCGGGACGTGGCACTGGGACACGGCAACCGGGCTGGTCACCGTGGACGCGGAGGCGGCGCGGCTGCTCGGGCTGCCCGCGGAGCCGGCCACCCTCACCGAGGCCCAGACCCGGGCCCGGCTGCACCCGGTCGACTGGAGCGAGATCACCGGCGTGGTGCCGCTGGCGGTCGCCGAGGGCACCCTCGCCGAGGTCCGGATCCGGATCATGGACGAGGAGGGCGACGTCCTGCGGGTCGTCCGCAGCCGCTCCAAGCCGTCCTTCGACCCCGAACGGCGGGCGTACGAGCTGATCGGCACCCTCCAGGAGGTGACCGAGCCGATCCCGGGCACGGCAGCCGCCCGCAGCGCGGTCACCGGCGACTGGCGGCGCTCCCGGGAGGCGTTCCTGCTGGACGCGGGCCGGGCGCTGGCCGAGGCCCGGTCGACGGAGGAGGTTCTGCGGGTGGTGGCCGGCCTGTCGATGCCGGGGTTCACCCCGGACGGACTCATCCTGTTCGGCGTCGAGGGCGACCGGCTGACCATCACCGGCCAGCACGGGCACCAGCCCGGTGACATGGGCCCCTTCGCGTACATGCCGCTGACCACCGACTACCCGGCGACCGAGGTGGTCCGCACCGGCCGCGCGGTCTACCTGTCCTCCCCCGAGGAGTACAAGGCCCGCTACCCGGCCACCTGGCCGCTCGCCCGGCACTTCGCCCGCCGGTCCTGGGCGTTCCTGCCGCTGACCTTGGCCGGGCGCACCATGGGCACCTGGATGGCGGGCTTCACCTATCCGGTGGCGTTCACGCCCGACGAGCGGGCCGTGCTGGCGACGGTCGCCCGGATGCTCGCCCAGGCCCTGTCCCGAGCCGGCACCGCCGAGTCCGAGCGGGAGCTGACCGACGGGCTCCAGCGCTCCATGCTGCCGTCGCTGGGCCCCGAGATCCCGGGCATGCGGGTGGCCGCCCGCTACATCCCGACCGGCGGCGGACTCCAGGTCGGCGGCGACTGGTACGACATGATCCCGCTGCCCTCCGGCCGCTTCGCGCTGGTCATCGGCGACGTCCAGGGCCACGACGTCCGCGCCGCCGGGCTCATGGGCCAGTTGCGCATCGCACTGCGCGCCTACGCCGCCGAGGGACACCGCCCGGACGCCGTCCTCACCCGCGCCTCCCGCTTCCTGCACGGCATCACGCACGACGAACAGATGACCGACCTGCGGTTCGCGACCTGCCTGTACGGCGAGGTCGACCCGGCGACCGGGATGCTGGAGATCGCCCGCGCCGGGCATCCGCACCCGGTGATCCGGATGGCCGACGGCACGGTGATGCTGCGGCCGACGGCGGGCGGACTGCCCCTGGGCATCGACCCGGACGCCGACTACCCGACGACCCGGTTCGCCCTCGAACCCGGCGAGACGCTGATGCTGTGCACCGACGGCCTGATCGAGACCGGCGGACACGACATGGCCAGCGGCTGGCACCGGCTGCGGGCGATCCTGGAGGAGCATCAGGACGACCTGGAGACGCTGGCCGACGCGCTGGTGCAAGGCGTGCACGGGCCGTCCTCCCACCACACCACCGGCCCGCTGGCCGACCGCCGTGAGGACGACATCGCGCTGCTGCTGCTCTGCCGGCCCGGTGCGGACGGCGGCTGCTCGGCCGCCTCCGTACAGGACACGGCCGTACCGCCCAGGGTGCGGCGCACGCTGCTGTCGGTGGGGCAGGACGAACCCGAGCGGATCGCCGAGGCGCGTCAGTACCTGCGCGACCTGCTGCACGACTGGGCGTCGGCCGACCAGGTGGACTCGGCGGTGCTGCTGGTCTCCGAGATGGTCACCAACGTGCTGGTGCACACCGACGCCGACGCACTGCTGCTCGCCGAGGTCACCGGCGAGGGCGGCGGGCGGCGGCTGCGGGTGGAGGTCTTCGACACCGGCGACGACCTCCCGCACAAGCGCCGCCCCGGCGAACTGGCCTCCTCCGGCCGCGGCCTGATGCTGATCGAGCTGCTCGCGGACGGGTGGGGGGTGGACCCGCGGGGCGAGGGCAAGAGCATCTGGTTCGTCCTCTACGAGCCGCCGGACGCGTCGGCGGACGGCCCGGACCCTGCCGTGTGA
- a CDS encoding AI-2E family transporter encodes MLLLPAAVRRLAAWCVVLLLVAGVGWVGVRLCAELRTAVTPVLLALLGTALLGPLYRRLVRAGVQPSVAAGLTCVAVVAVVGGALYIIVAALIDTGGQILASLRAGAHSVTRHFGAAGSGLGDFPGNARKLLGRFGGTAVSNVISGVGLVGETVAMAVLALLLVFFFLRDSQRAVAAARSLAPGGTADTVEAIGRRAFAAVEGFMRGTTLIALIDALCITVGLLVLGVPGAVGLGALVFVGAYIPYLGAFVSGAVAVLVALADRGFVIALWAFGVVLAVQLLEGHVLQPVIQSRTVQMHPAVVLLAITAGASVAGVLGMLLSVPLTAAAFGVVRELKERHTAGSGPSADASGGS; translated from the coding sequence GTGCTTCTGTTGCCCGCGGCCGTTCGGCGGCTCGCTGCCTGGTGCGTCGTGCTGCTGCTCGTCGCGGGGGTGGGCTGGGTCGGGGTGCGGCTGTGCGCGGAGCTGCGTACGGCCGTCACGCCGGTGCTGCTCGCGCTGCTCGGGACCGCGCTGCTCGGGCCGCTGTACCGGCGGCTGGTGCGGGCCGGGGTGCAGCCGTCGGTCGCGGCCGGGCTGACCTGCGTGGCCGTGGTGGCCGTCGTCGGCGGTGCCCTGTACATCATCGTCGCCGCGCTGATCGACACCGGCGGGCAGATCCTCGCCTCGCTGCGGGCCGGCGCCCACAGCGTCACGCGGCACTTCGGGGCCGCCGGGTCCGGGCTCGGTGATTTCCCCGGCAACGCGCGCAAGCTGCTGGGGCGGTTCGGCGGGACCGCCGTGTCCAACGTCATCAGCGGGGTCGGTCTCGTCGGCGAGACCGTCGCCATGGCCGTGCTCGCGCTGCTGCTGGTCTTCTTCTTCCTGCGCGACTCCCAGCGGGCCGTGGCCGCCGCGAGGTCGCTCGCGCCCGGCGGCACCGCCGACACCGTGGAGGCCATCGGCCGGCGGGCCTTCGCCGCGGTCGAGGGGTTCATGCGCGGGACCACCCTCATCGCCCTCATCGACGCCCTGTGCATCACCGTCGGCCTGCTCGTCCTCGGGGTGCCCGGCGCGGTCGGGCTGGGGGCGCTCGTCTTCGTCGGCGCCTACATCCCGTACCTGGGGGCGTTCGTCTCCGGTGCGGTGGCGGTGCTGGTCGCCCTCGCCGACCGGGGTTTCGTCATCGCGCTGTGGGCGTTCGGGGTGGTGCTCGCCGTGCAACTGCTGGAGGGGCACGTGCTCCAGCCGGTGATCCAGAGCCGGACCGTGCAGATGCACCCGGCCGTGGTGCTGCTGGCGATCACCGCGGGCGCCTCCGTAGCGGGCGTCCTCGGCATGCTCCTCTCGGTCCCGCTGACCGCGGCGGCCTTCGGGGTCGTACGGGAGTTGAAGGAACGTCACACGGCAGGGTCCGGGCCGTCCGCCGACGCGTCCGGCGGCTCGTAG
- a CDS encoding pirin family protein, which produces MPAVTVENPLTLPRVTAPADAVARPVLTVTTAPSGFEGEGFPVRRAFAGINYRHLDPFIMMDQMGEVEYAPGEPKGTPWHPHRGFETVTYIIDGIFDHQDSQGGGGTITNGDTQWMTAGSGLLHIEAPPESLVVSGGLFHGLQLWVNLPARDKMMAPRYQDIRGGNVQLLTSPDGGALLRVIAGELDGHAGPGITHTPITMVHATLAPGAELTLPWREDFNGLAYVLAGRGAVGAERRPVHMGQTAVFGAGSSLTVRADERQDAHTPDLEVVLLGGQPIREPMAHYGPFVMNTREELQQAFEDFQKGRLGTVPAVHGMSEGGL; this is translated from the coding sequence ATGCCTGCAGTGACTGTCGAGAACCCGTTGACGCTGCCCCGTGTGACCGCTCCCGCCGACGCCGTGGCACGTCCCGTGCTCACCGTCACGACCGCGCCGAGCGGTTTCGAGGGCGAGGGCTTCCCGGTGCGCCGGGCGTTCGCGGGGATCAACTACCGCCACCTCGACCCGTTCATCATGATGGACCAGATGGGCGAGGTGGAGTACGCGCCGGGCGAGCCCAAGGGCACCCCCTGGCACCCGCACCGCGGCTTCGAGACGGTCACGTACATCATCGACGGGATCTTCGACCACCAGGACAGCCAGGGCGGCGGCGGCACCATCACCAACGGCGACACGCAGTGGATGACGGCGGGCTCGGGCCTGCTGCACATCGAGGCGCCGCCGGAGTCCCTCGTCGTGTCCGGCGGCCTCTTCCACGGCCTCCAGCTCTGGGTGAACCTCCCGGCCCGCGACAAGATGATGGCGCCCCGCTACCAGGACATCCGCGGCGGCAACGTCCAGTTGCTCACCTCCCCCGACGGTGGCGCGCTGCTGCGTGTCATCGCCGGTGAACTGGACGGCCACGCCGGCCCCGGCATCACCCACACCCCGATCACGATGGTCCACGCGACGCTCGCGCCGGGCGCGGAGCTGACCCTGCCCTGGCGGGAGGACTTCAACGGGCTGGCGTACGTCCTCGCGGGCCGTGGCGCGGTCGGTGCGGAGCGCCGCCCGGTCCACATGGGCCAGACGGCCGTCTTCGGCGCCGGATCCTCGCTGACCGTCCGCGCGGACGAGAGGCAGGACGCCCACACCCCGGACCTGGAGGTCGTCCTCCTCGGCGGACAGCCCATCCGTGAACCCATGGCGCACTACGGCCCGTTCGTCATGAACACCCGCGAGGAACTCCAGCAGGCCTTCGAGGACTTCCAGAAGGGCCGCCTGGGCACGGTCCCGGCGGTGCACGGGATGTCGGAGGGCGGGCTGTAG
- a CDS encoding SseB family protein — translation MYGYGQPMDGGTAQQQYASPQQQMPGGAGGYGQQPPLYPEPSPPSLADAVRAFTTGQMAAEDFQQIFATSKVYCPRGDTPGFLALHNTQQPVIPMFTSLKELRRYAGKESKYFVITGAEVIDLLPTGYGFVLDMEGEHRMVFDAKAVEQMVDFAMRRMYGG, via the coding sequence ATGTACGGATACGGCCAGCCGATGGACGGGGGCACTGCCCAGCAGCAGTACGCCTCGCCGCAGCAGCAGATGCCGGGCGGAGCGGGCGGGTACGGCCAGCAGCCGCCGCTCTACCCGGAGCCGTCCCCGCCCTCGCTCGCGGACGCGGTGCGCGCCTTCACCACGGGTCAGATGGCCGCCGAGGACTTCCAGCAGATCTTCGCCACCTCGAAGGTGTACTGCCCGCGCGGCGACACCCCCGGCTTCCTGGCCCTGCACAACACCCAGCAGCCGGTGATCCCGATGTTCACCTCGCTCAAGGAGCTGCGCCGGTACGCGGGCAAGGAGTCCAAGTACTTCGTCATCACCGGCGCCGAGGTGATCGACCTCCTGCCGACCGGCTACGGCTTCGTCCTGGACATGGAGGGCGAGCACCGGATGGTCTTCGACGCCAAGGCCGTCGAGCAGATGGTGGATTTCGCGATGCGCCGGATGTACGGCGGCTGA
- a CDS encoding acyl-CoA dehydrogenase yields MGHYKSNLRDIEFNLFEVLGRDKVYGTGPFEEMDVETAKSVLEELTRLSENELAESFTDADRNPPVFDPEANTAPVPASFKKSYQAFMDSEYWRLGLPEEIGGTTSPRSLIWAYAELILGANPAVWMYSSGPAFAGILFEEGNEVQKHIAKVAVDRQWGSTMVLTEPDAGSDVGAGRTKAVQQEDGSWHIEGVKRFITSGEHDMSENILHYVLARPEGAGPGTKGLSLFLVPKYLFDFETGELGERNGVYATNVEHKMGLKASNTCEMTFGDKHPAKGWLIGDKHDGIRQMFRIIEFARMMVGTKAISTLSTGYLNALEYAKERVQGPDLANFMDKTAPKVTVTHHPDVRRSLMTQKAYAEGMRALVLHTASVQDAIQLKEANGEDASAEHALNDLLLPIVKGYGSEKGYEQLAQSLQTFGGSGFLQEYPIEQYIRDSKIDTLYEGTTAIQGQDFFFRKIVRNQGTALNSLAEDIKKFLALGTGGEDLAGAREHLAKAAVELEGIVGLMLTDLAATEQDTKNIYKVGLNTTRLLMASGDVVVGYLLLRGAAIAAEKLVTASAKDKAFYTGKIAAAKFFAANVLPGVTLARKVAAGVELDLMELDEAAF; encoded by the coding sequence ATGGGGCACTACAAGTCGAATCTCCGCGACATCGAGTTCAACCTCTTCGAGGTACTGGGGCGCGACAAGGTGTACGGCACCGGCCCGTTCGAGGAGATGGACGTCGAGACCGCCAAGAGCGTCCTGGAGGAGCTGACCCGCCTCTCCGAGAACGAGCTGGCCGAGTCCTTCACCGACGCGGACCGCAACCCGCCCGTCTTCGACCCCGAGGCCAACACCGCGCCGGTCCCCGCGTCGTTCAAGAAGAGCTACCAGGCCTTCATGGACTCCGAGTACTGGCGGCTCGGCCTGCCCGAGGAGATCGGCGGCACCACCTCGCCCCGCTCCCTCATCTGGGCCTACGCCGAGCTGATCCTGGGCGCCAACCCGGCCGTGTGGATGTACTCCTCGGGCCCCGCGTTCGCCGGCATCCTCTTCGAGGAGGGCAACGAGGTCCAGAAGCACATCGCCAAGGTCGCCGTGGACAGGCAGTGGGGCTCCACCATGGTGCTCACCGAGCCCGACGCGGGCTCCGACGTGGGCGCCGGCCGCACCAAGGCGGTCCAGCAGGAGGACGGCTCCTGGCACATCGAGGGCGTGAAGCGCTTCATCACCTCGGGTGAGCACGACATGTCGGAGAACATCCTCCACTACGTCCTCGCGCGCCCCGAGGGCGCCGGCCCCGGCACCAAGGGCCTGTCCCTCTTCCTCGTCCCGAAGTACCTCTTCGACTTCGAGACCGGCGAACTGGGCGAGCGCAACGGCGTCTACGCCACCAACGTCGAGCACAAGATGGGCCTCAAGGCCTCCAACACGTGCGAGATGACCTTCGGCGACAAGCACCCCGCCAAGGGCTGGCTGATCGGTGACAAGCACGACGGCATCCGCCAGATGTTCCGCATCATCGAGTTCGCCCGCATGATGGTCGGCACGAAGGCGATCTCCACGCTCTCCACCGGCTACCTCAACGCGCTGGAGTACGCCAAGGAGCGCGTCCAGGGTCCGGACCTGGCCAACTTCATGGACAAGACCGCGCCCAAGGTCACCGTCACCCACCACCCCGACGTGCGCCGCTCGCTGATGACGCAGAAGGCGTACGCGGAGGGCATGCGCGCCCTCGTGCTCCACACCGCCTCGGTCCAGGACGCCATCCAGCTCAAGGAGGCGAACGGCGAGGACGCCTCCGCCGAGCACGCGCTGAACGACCTGCTGCTGCCCATCGTCAAGGGCTACGGCTCCGAGAAGGGCTACGAGCAGCTCGCCCAGTCGCTGCAGACCTTCGGCGGCTCCGGCTTCCTCCAGGAGTACCCGATCGAGCAGTACATCCGGGACTCCAAGATCGACACCCTGTACGAGGGCACCACGGCGATCCAGGGCCAGGACTTCTTCTTCCGGAAGATCGTCCGCAACCAGGGCACCGCGCTGAACTCGCTCGCCGAGGACATCAAGAAGTTCCTCGCGCTCGGCACCGGCGGCGAGGACCTGGCCGGCGCCCGCGAGCACCTGGCCAAGGCCGCCGTGGAGCTGGAGGGAATCGTCGGCCTGATGCTGACCGACCTCGCCGCCACCGAGCAGGACACCAAGAACATCTACAAGGTGGGCCTGAACACCACCCGCCTGCTGATGGCCTCCGGTGACGTCGTCGTCGGCTACCTGCTGCTCAGGGGCGCCGCGATCGCCGCCGAGAAGCTGGTCACGGCCTCGGCGAAGGACAAGGCGTTCTACACCGGCAAGATCGCCGCGGCGAAGTTCTTCGCGGCGAACGTCCTGCCGGGCGTCACGCTCGCCCGCAAGGTCGCCGCCGGCGTCGAGCTGGACCTGATGGAGCTGGACGAGGCCGCGTTCTAG
- a CDS encoding M18 family aminopeptidase yields MSAAARFDRGHTDDLMTFLAASPTPYHAVANTAERLEKAGFRQVAETDAWDGTHGGRYVLRGGAIVAWYVPEGAEPHTPFHIIGAHTDSPSLRVKPRPDSGAHGWRQVAVEIYGGPLLNSWLDRDLGLAGRLTLRDGSSALVDVDRPLLRVPQLAIHLDRSVSAEGLKLDKQRHLQPVWGLGEVRDGDLIAFLEQEAGLAAGSVAGWDLMAHPVEPPAYLGRDRELVAGPRMDNLLSVHAGVAALTAVAAAGTPPTRIPVLAAFDHEENGSQSDTGADGPLLGSVLERSVFARGGTYEDRARAFAGTVCLSSDTGHAVHPNYAERHDPTHHPRVNGGPILKVNVNNRYATDGSGRAVFAAACEKADVPFQSFVSNNSMPCGTTIGPITAARHGIRTVDIGVAILSMHSVRELCGADDPFLLANALTAFLEG; encoded by the coding sequence ATGAGCGCAGCAGCCCGCTTCGACCGCGGCCACACCGACGACCTGATGACCTTCCTGGCGGCGAGCCCCACGCCGTACCACGCCGTCGCGAACACCGCCGAGCGGCTGGAGAAGGCAGGCTTCCGGCAGGTCGCCGAGACGGACGCCTGGGACGGCACGCACGGCGGCCGGTACGTGCTGCGCGGCGGCGCGATCGTGGCCTGGTACGTCCCCGAGGGCGCCGAGCCGCACACCCCGTTCCACATCATCGGCGCCCACACCGACTCCCCCAGCCTGCGCGTCAAACCCCGCCCCGACAGCGGGGCGCACGGCTGGCGCCAGGTCGCCGTGGAGATCTACGGCGGCCCGCTGCTCAACTCCTGGCTGGACCGCGACCTGGGCCTGGCCGGCCGGCTCACCCTGCGCGACGGCTCCTCGGCCCTCGTCGACGTGGACCGGCCGCTGCTGCGGGTGCCGCAGCTCGCCATCCACCTGGACCGCTCGGTCTCCGCCGAGGGGCTCAAGCTGGACAAGCAGCGCCACCTCCAGCCGGTGTGGGGCCTCGGCGAGGTGCGCGACGGCGACCTGATCGCCTTCCTGGAGCAGGAGGCCGGCCTCGCCGCGGGCTCGGTCGCCGGCTGGGACCTGATGGCGCACCCCGTCGAGCCGCCCGCCTACCTCGGCCGGGACCGGGAGCTGGTCGCCGGCCCGCGCATGGACAACCTGCTGTCCGTGCACGCCGGCGTGGCCGCGCTGACCGCCGTCGCCGCCGCCGGCACCCCGCCCACCCGCATCCCCGTGCTGGCCGCCTTCGACCACGAGGAGAACGGCTCCCAGTCGGACACCGGCGCCGACGGCCCGCTGCTCGGATCGGTCCTGGAACGCTCGGTGTTCGCGCGCGGCGGGACGTACGAGGACCGGGCCCGGGCCTTCGCCGGCACGGTCTGCCTGTCCTCCGACACGGGCCACGCCGTGCACCCCAACTACGCCGAGCGGCACGATCCGACGCACCACCCGCGCGTCAACGGCGGCCCCATCCTCAAGGTCAACGTCAACAACCGCTACGCCACGGACGGTTCGGGCCGCGCGGTGTTCGCCGCGGCCTGCGAGAAGGCGGACGTCCCCTTCCAGAGCTTCGTCTCCAACAACTCCATGCCGTGCGGCACCACCATCGGCCCCATCACCGCGGCCCGGCACGGCATCCGCACGGTCGACATCGGCGTCGCGATCCTCTCCATGCACAGCGTGCGCGAACTGTGCGGCGCGGACGATCCGTTCCTCCTCGCGAACGCCCTCACGGCCTTCCTGGAGGGCTAG
- a CDS encoding DUF6458 family protein translates to MGLGGCIILIAVGAILTFATDWHMTGVNVTVVGLILMAVGLIGVATFSGIARRRRVVVPTTPVVEEESRHHHVDGYSDGYGV, encoded by the coding sequence ATGGGTCTCGGCGGATGCATCATCCTCATCGCCGTAGGGGCCATCCTGACGTTCGCGACCGACTGGCACATGACGGGCGTCAACGTCACCGTGGTCGGGCTGATCCTGATGGCCGTGGGTCTGATCGGCGTGGCGACGTTCAGCGGCATCGCGCGCCGCCGCCGCGTCGTGGTGCCGACGACACCGGTGGTGGAGGAGGAATCCCGCCACCACCACGTCGACGGCTACTCCGACGGCTACGGCGTCTGA